One genomic segment of Candidatus Latescibacterota bacterium includes these proteins:
- a CDS encoding BatA domain-containing protein: protein MNFLNPIFLILVSGAAVPLIIHLFSRKRIPEVQFSTLMFLRQSDRRSMRRVNLRRLLLLLLRMAAIALAAMAFARPVITGRLAALFPGEEPGAVCILLDRSYSMGMAGAGGTVFDRAKERVMEIAEMLGEEDEVTLILFDESAVKVFTGERFGAAAMDIIENETPSCLGTDLGAGVRRAVEHLASHRREKKELYIISDFQKSALREGSSSLHFQEGPVIRTFLLPVGVAEEANVSIYEVRTPQVPVHRGETATVGISMRNHSPVSEARFPLRVSFGERLVFEREVTIAPGATSETRIELQAEEIGWIKGVVRKGPDRLGTDDTRYFTVRSREKIKVILLAGDGSMFLREALSPEDADSDMEVETSSWNRLTTGDLESAGALVIGPGEKPERTDLATVKRFVERGGRVVVFLAEETRVVAEALSRQEPSIRFGVEESWQTLKDPGSVPSFLSPFSREDLAALSGLRFSPAVRITGIHPEDVLLSFRSGNPFIWRERFDEGAVLFIAADPRPDGGDLVLSPLFLPLVHQAVMAMLPGSPEGDGSAVGREMVLEVKPGMSYEVVLPGGASERTAKTGIGRELLLPRAMHPGFIDIYEEGRLYQALAVNPDAERESRGVLMDAREAADSLGLRDYAVLNDDDKAGSGLRTAREGREISSWLAAAAIALLVAELFIAQRRRVM from the coding sequence ATGAATTTTCTTAATCCCATATTTCTGATCCTTGTGAGTGGGGCCGCGGTCCCACTTATCATCCACCTTTTCAGCAGGAAACGGATCCCCGAGGTGCAGTTCAGCACATTGATGTTTCTGCGGCAGTCTGACCGCCGGTCGATGCGAAGAGTGAATCTGCGACGCCTCCTGCTTCTGTTACTGAGGATGGCCGCGATAGCTCTGGCCGCGATGGCCTTCGCGAGGCCGGTGATAACCGGCCGGCTCGCTGCTCTTTTTCCAGGGGAGGAACCGGGAGCGGTGTGCATCCTTCTTGACCGTAGCTACAGTATGGGTATGGCGGGGGCTGGAGGGACGGTCTTCGATCGGGCGAAGGAGCGCGTGATGGAGATTGCCGAAATGCTCGGGGAAGAGGATGAGGTGACGCTGATCCTTTTCGACGAGAGCGCGGTGAAAGTGTTCACCGGGGAGAGGTTCGGCGCCGCTGCGATGGACATCATCGAAAACGAGACCCCATCCTGCCTTGGAACAGATCTTGGAGCGGGAGTAAGGCGAGCGGTGGAACACCTCGCTTCGCACAGGAGGGAAAAGAAGGAACTATATATAATATCCGATTTTCAGAAGAGCGCGTTGAGGGAGGGATCTTCTTCTCTCCACTTCCAGGAAGGGCCGGTTATCAGGACATTTCTATTGCCTGTCGGTGTCGCGGAAGAAGCTAATGTATCGATATATGAAGTGAGGACTCCACAAGTCCCTGTCCACAGGGGGGAGACCGCCACGGTCGGAATCTCGATGAGAAACCATTCCCCCGTCTCGGAGGCAAGATTTCCCCTGCGGGTCTCTTTTGGGGAAAGACTTGTCTTTGAAAGGGAAGTGACGATCGCACCCGGGGCGACCTCCGAGACGAGGATCGAACTCCAGGCCGAAGAGATCGGATGGATAAAGGGTGTAGTCAGAAAGGGGCCGGACCGGTTGGGCACGGATGACACTAGATATTTTACGGTTCGATCCAGGGAAAAGATAAAGGTGATCCTCCTGGCAGGGGACGGGTCGATGTTCCTTCGTGAGGCCCTGAGCCCGGAGGATGCTGACAGCGACATGGAGGTCGAAACAAGCAGCTGGAACCGGCTGACGACCGGGGACCTTGAATCAGCCGGTGCCCTGGTGATAGGACCCGGGGAAAAACCGGAAAGGACGGATCTGGCCACGGTGAAGAGATTTGTCGAAAGAGGCGGAAGAGTAGTCGTTTTCCTGGCAGAAGAGACACGCGTGGTGGCGGAGGCCCTGAGCCGACAGGAGCCATCGATCAGGTTCGGTGTAGAAGAATCCTGGCAGACACTGAAAGATCCCGGATCAGTTCCCTCGTTCCTGTCTCCCTTCAGCAGAGAAGACCTTGCCGCTCTTTCCGGTCTGCGCTTTTCGCCAGCGGTCAGGATAACCGGGATACATCCAGAAGATGTCCTGCTTTCTTTCAGGTCAGGGAATCCATTCATATGGAGGGAAAGGTTTGATGAGGGGGCGGTTCTGTTCATCGCGGCAGACCCGCGGCCGGATGGAGGAGACCTTGTACTTTCACCGCTTTTTCTCCCGCTGGTCCATCAGGCTGTGATGGCGATGCTTCCCGGGAGCCCCGAAGGTGACGGGTCAGCGGTGGGAAGGGAAATGGTCCTTGAAGTAAAGCCCGGGATGTCTTATGAAGTGGTTCTTCCCGGAGGCGCATCCGAAAGAACGGCGAAGACGGGAATCGGCAGAGAGTTGTTGCTGCCGCGAGCCATGCATCCCGGATTCATCGATATATACGAAGAAGGCCGGCTCTACCAGGCGCTGGCGGTCAATCCTGACGCCGAACGGGAATCCCGGGGCGTTCTCATGGACGCAAGGGAGGCTGCCGATTCCCTCGGGCTGCGGGATTACGCAGTTTTGAACGATGATGACAAAGCCGGGAGCGGTCTACGAACCGCAAGAGAGGGCAGAGAGATCTCCTCCTGGCTGGCTGCTGCCGCGATAGCTCTGCTCGTCGCAGAGTTGTTTATCGCTCAGCGAAGAAGGGTGATGTGA
- a CDS encoding DUF58 domain-containing protein yields MSPDKRQISEFLRPEVVGRLANMDLRARLIVEGFIAGLHRSPYHGFSVEFAEYRQYNDGESVRDIDWKIYARTDRYYTKIFEDETNLKATLLLDRSASMDFGTGWGTKLNYGALLCAALAYLMIKQRDAVGLALFDEKINTIIPHRSIRRHLFFLMKELEGVTPGARTEISSTLHEMAERIRRRGLIVLVSDLFDDPESIMNGLKHFRHRGHEIVLFHILDPMEMSLDYDGEVTFVDRETGEKMRTQPWFIKTGYSKDMGAWLELLENGCKKNAIDYNRVKTDTPFDKALVSYLNKRRRMR; encoded by the coding sequence ATGTCACCAGATAAAAGACAGATCAGTGAATTTCTCCGGCCGGAGGTCGTAGGCAGGCTGGCAAACATGGATCTACGTGCCCGCCTGATCGTGGAGGGATTCATAGCAGGACTGCACAGGTCGCCCTATCACGGATTCTCCGTGGAGTTCGCCGAGTACAGGCAGTACAATGATGGAGAATCGGTCAGGGACATAGACTGGAAGATATACGCTCGGACAGACAGATACTACACGAAGATATTCGAGGACGAGACAAATCTCAAAGCGACCCTGTTGCTGGACAGAAGCGCGTCGATGGATTTTGGAACCGGGTGGGGCACGAAGCTCAATTACGGTGCTCTGCTCTGCGCCGCGCTGGCCTACCTTATGATAAAACAGAGGGACGCGGTCGGGTTGGCCCTCTTCGATGAGAAGATAAACACGATCATCCCGCATCGTTCGATAAGGAGACACCTCTTTTTTCTGATGAAAGAACTCGAGGGTGTGACTCCGGGAGCAAGGACAGAGATAAGCTCGACCCTGCATGAGATGGCGGAGAGGATCAGGCGCAGAGGTCTTATAGTCCTGGTCAGCGATCTTTTCGATGATCCGGAATCGATAATGAACGGACTGAAACATTTCAGGCACAGGGGCCACGAGATCGTTCTTTTTCATATTCTTGACCCCATGGAGATGTCCCTGGATTACGATGGTGAAGTGACCTTCGTCGACAGGGAGACAGGCGAGAAGATGAGGACCCAGCCATGGTTCATAAAGACCGGGTACAGCAAGGACATGGGGGCATGGCTTGAGCTGCTGGAAAATGGCTGCAAGAAGAACGCGATCGATTATAACCGGGTCAAGACTGATACTCCTTTCGACAAGGCGCTGGTGTCCTACCTCAACAAGAGACGCAGGATGAGGTAG